From the genome of Biomphalaria glabrata chromosome 1, xgBioGlab47.1, whole genome shotgun sequence, one region includes:
- the LOC106066150 gene encoding putative amine oxidase [copper-containing] — MSVKSSMSFESEQLNDEKCESFLTGTRYVTQCSQIKKYPKKCLRLPVLTLLTCCALVIVTLVTCILIIVYTFKHPYTHKPRCQAIQDGDAMELYRGSLNPFSELREEEIQNVVDFLFAQPNLKLTHPSKAGINSNYIHVIEMFLPPKKDVLNFFSHGRTPTRMARAYIFKGNQSAPVVEEYLVGPLPKPYNISLMASSSRKTSIPYTYRPFSKFEIKAFYKAIVPKIMGKIASLLKESYNATLSNCGKQCLRFLITPVSSGFLEEGRRKSWFWFAYDIEFYTLHPLDFQFLVDTTDVDPSRWEIQNVFYANQHFVNLDELSYRYNEGTINKTRLSFPHTSVEEQYSAVYLRGEAVPKDLKSPPQQRQPSGPRYTVNGNQVNYMDWRFHIRVSPTLGAQLFDIRYKSERIIYELSMQEIAVLYSGHTPAASMLYYADSAGLFGTRLRGMMPGVDCPDHGTLLDVMAYTSNEGGLKQLEKSVCIFEHNTGTLLRRHRAYGMSGAFYSGLVDYVLVVRVYICIINYDYILDFIFHNNGGVEVKISATGYLAASFYYPEEEKYGTRISDTVVAGLHHHLFHFKADIDVKGTDNRFQTMNIGHERKVNQWSHDPHNAHSQNFFIKDDKRTEKEALYNFDFQHPKNLLFYKNDPTPLGHTPAYRLIHKGMTKSIIEEDTGFEPSVSWGRHQMAVTKQKDDEISSSSMFAMWDAKDPVVNFTKFWEDNENIVDQDLVAWVTMGSYHIPQTENVPTTGTVGTDLSFFMVPFNYFREDPSLSSRDAVKIMPLDAKSPLSGAAVERYNTTLHYDCLAKKIDSELLTNSTFLFS; from the exons gtatgTGACTCAATGTAGTCAAATCAAAAAATACCCTAAGAAATGTCTGAGACTTCCGGTGCTAACTCTGCTGACGTGTTGTGCACTTGTTATCGTCACCCTTGTTACCTGCATCCTAATCATTGTCTACACTTTCAAACATCCCTATACACACAAGCCCAGATGTCAGGCAATACAAGATGGTGATGCCATGGAGCTGTACAGGGGAAGCTTGAATCCTTTTTCTGAACTTCGGGAGGAAGAGATTCAAAATGTCGTCGACTTTCTCTTTGCGCAGCCCAATTTAAAACTGACCCATCCTAGCAAGGCTGGGATCAACAGCAACTATATCCATGTGATAGAAATGTTTCTTCCGCCGAAGAAAGATGTTCTCAATTTTTTCTCTCATGGGCGTACTCCAACAAGAATGGCCAGAGCTTATATTTTCAAAGGCAACCAGAGTGCCCCAGTggtagaagaatatcttgtaGGGCCTTTACCGAAGCCTTACAATATATCGTTGATGGCGTCTAGCTCTAGGAAAACAAGCATTCCGTATACATACAGACCATTctcaaaatttgaaataaaagctTTCTACAAAGCAATCGTACCTAAAATTATGGGGAAGATAGCGAGCTTGTTGAAAGAAAGTTACAACGCAACACTCTCGAACTGTGGGAAGCAGTGTTTAAGGTTTTTGATCACTCCTGTTAGTAGCGGCTTCCTGGAGGAAGGGCGCCGAAAGTCTTGGTTTTGGTTTGCTTACGACATTGAGTTCTACACGTTGCATCCTCTAGACTTTCAGTTTCTGGTTGATACCACAGATGTTGATCCTAGCAGATGGGAGATACAGAATGTGTTTTACGCCAATCAACATTTTGTTAATTTGGACGAGCTCTCTTACCGTTACAACGAGGGTACCATTAACAAAACCAGACTGTCCTTCCCGCATACATCAGTGGAGGAGCAGTATAGTGCTGTGTACCTGCGAGGTGAAGCGGTGCCCAAAGACTTGAAATCTCCTCCTCAGCAGAGGCAGCCATCGGGCCCGAGGTACACGGTTAATGGGAATCAAGTTAACTACATGGACTGGAGATTTCATATACGAGTGTCTCCAACTCTAGGGGCGCAGCTGTTTGATATTCGTTACAAGAGCGAGAGAATCATCTATGAACTTAGCATGCAGGAGATCGCCGTTCTCTACTCCGGACACACCCCCGCCGCCAGCATGCTCTACTACGCAGACAGTGCTGGGCTTTTTGGTACTCGTCTGCGAGGGATGATGCCTGGCGTAGATTGTCCAGACCACGGTACCCTGCTGGACGTCATGGCGTACACTTCGAATGAAGGCGGTCTGAAGCAGTTGGAGAAGTCGGTGTGCATCTTTGAGCACAATACGGGGACTCTTCTGCGACGTCATCGCGCTTACGGAATGTCCGGCGCGTTCTATAGCGGCCTGGTCGATTACGTTCTGGTGGTCAGGGTCTACATCTGCATTATAAACTACGATTACATCCTAGACTTTATCTTTCACAACAACGGCGGAGTCGAAGTCAAGATTAGCGCCACTGGGTACCTGGCAGCCAGCTTCTATTACCCAGAGGAAGAAAAGTACGGCACCCGCATCAGCGACACTGTCGTCGCCGGTCTTCATCACCATCTTTTTCACTTTAAGGCCGACATTGACGTCAAGGGTACGGACAATCGCTTTCAGACAATGAATATAGGTCACGAGAGGAAAGTGAACCAATGGTCACACGATCCCCACAACGCCCACTCCCAAAACTTTTTCATCAAGGACGACAAACGAACTGAAAAAGAGGCACTCTATAATTTTGACTTTCAGCACcctaaaaatttacttttttacaaGAATGATCCGACTCCGCTGGGCCACACCCCCGCCTACAGACTTATACATAAAGGCATGACAAAGTCTATCATTGAGGAAGACACGGGGTTCGAGCCGTCCGTCTCCTGGGGACGACACCAGATGGCCGTGACCAAACAGAAGGACGACGAAATAAGCAGCAGCTCTATGTTCGCCATGTGGGACGCCAAGGATCCTGTGGTCAACTTCACAAAGTTCTGGGAGGATAATGAAAACATTGTAGACCAG GATCTTGTTGCTTGGGTCACTATGGGCAGCTATCACATCCCGCAAACAGAGAACGTGCCCACCACAGGAACTGTTGGCACCGACTTGTCCTTTTTCATGGTCCCGTTCAACTATTTCCGCGAGGACCCTTCCTTGTCTTCCCGTGATGCTGTCAAAATAATGCCGCTTGATGCGAAGTCACCGTTGTCTGGAGCAGCAGTGGAGCGATACAACACGACATTACACTACGACTGCCTGGCCAAGAAAATTGATTCGGAACTTTTGACCAATAGCACATTcttattttcataa